A section of the Trichomycterus rosablanca isolate fTriRos1 chromosome 6, fTriRos1.hap1, whole genome shotgun sequence genome encodes:
- the hdlbpa gene encoding high density lipoprotein binding protein a, whose protein sequence is MSSVAVLTQESFNEHRSGLLPEQVGAAVAGSSKAVDEENLPTYKEAFPPLPEKAATPEGVLESGNAPYKIRPLKTSVITQVFHVPLEERKYKDINQFGEGDQAKVCVDIMNKTGAHLELSMAKDQGLSIMVSGKLDAVMKARKEIVSRLQTQASATVAIPKEHHRFVIGKNGEKLQELELKTATKIQIPRPDDLSNHIKISGTKEGLEKAKHEILLISAEQDKRAVERLNIDKVFHPFITGPHNKLVGELMQETGARINVPPPSINKTEIVITGEKEQVALAVAKIKIIYEEKKKKVTTIAVEVKKSQHKYVIGPKGNTLHEILERTGVSVEIPPSDSSSETVILRGEPDRLGQALTEVYAKANSYTVSYVSAPSWLHRFIIGKKGQNLAKITQQMPKVHIEFTEGEDKITLEGPTKDIQIVQSQIEEVVTDLVKRMDFAEISVDPKFHRHLIGKGGANINRIKEQYKVSVRIPPDNEKSNLIRIEGDPQGVQEAKKELLELASRMENERTRDMIIEQRFHRAIIGQKGEKIKEVRDKFPDVIINFPDPQQKSDIVQLRGPRNEVEKCTKFMQKIVAEMMENSYSVSVPIFKQFHKNIIGKGGANIKKIREETNTKIDLPAENSNSEMIVITGKKANCEAARNRILAIQKELANITEAEVSIPSKLHNSLIGSKGRFVRSIMEECGGVHIHFPTEGSGMDTVTIRGPAEEVEKAKKQLLSLAEEKQTKSHTAELRAKPEYHKFLIGKGGGNIRKVRDSTGARIIFPTADDKDQELITVIGTAEAVAEAQKELEALIKSLDNVVEDSMTVEIKHHRYFVARRGLVLRDIAEEYGGVMVSFPRTGSQSDRVTLKGAKDCVEAARKRIQEIVEDLDAQVTMECVITQKFHRSIMGPKGFRIQQITREHHVQIKFPEREDQQAPPSEAPPQENGEANGEVKEPVDPAAPKKCDVIFLSGRKERCEAAVEALKALVPVTVEVEVPFELHRYIIGQKGSGIRKMMDEYEVNIQVPAPDLQSDIISVTGLATHLDRAKEGLLERVKELQAEQEDRALRSFKLTITVDPKYHPKIIGRKGAIITQIRTDHDVNIQFPEKNDENQDQITISGYEKNAMAARDAIQAIVDELEEMISEDITLDSRVHARIIGARGKGIRKIMDEFKVDLRFPQSGAADLNLVTVTGRPEMVDEAIDHLLNLEEEYMADVVENESKMAYMRPSASASASSEEPRGPSKGFVVREAPWATNEKAPDMTSSEDFPSFGAPVATTKAPWGPKRF, encoded by the exons ATGAGCTCAGTCGCCGTACTTACGCAAGAAAGCTTTAATGAGCACCGCAGCGGCCTCCTGCCGGAGCAGGTCGGAG CTGCTGTGGCTGGATCCAGCAAGGCTGTAGATGAGGAGAACCTCCCCACCTACAAGGAAGCCTTCCCCCCTCTGCCTGAGAAGGCTGCCACACccgagggggtgctggagtccgGGAATGCCCCGTACAAAATCAGGCCGCTGAAAACCTCCGTCATCACCCAG GTTTTCCATGTGCCTCTGGAAGAGCGCAAGTACAAGGACATAAACCAGTTCGGAGAGGGAGACCAGGCCAAGGTGTGCGTGGACATCATGAACAAGACCGGAGCGCACCTGGAACTCTCCATGGCTAAGGACCAGGGCCTGTCCATCATGGTGTCGGGTAAACTGGACGCCGTGATGAAGGCCCGTAAGGAGATTGTGTCCCGACTGCAGACTCAG GCTTCGGCGACTGTGGCCATCCCCAAGGAACATCACCGCTTCGTCATCGGCAAGAACGGGGAGAAGCTGCAGGAGCTCGAGCTCAAGACTGCCACCAAGATCCAGATCCCAAGACCAGACGACCTCAGCAACCACATCAAGATCTCGGGCACCAAGGAGGGCCTGGAGAAGGCCAAGCACGAGATCCTGCTCATCTCTGCCGAGCAG GATAAGCGCGCGGTGGAGAGGCTGAACATCGATAAGGTGTTTCACCCCTTCATCACCGGGCCCCACAACAAGCTGGTGGGTGAGTTGATGCAGGAGACGGGGGCCCGCATCAACGTCCCGCCGCCCAGCATCAACAAAACCGAGATCGTCATCACTGGGGAGAAAGAGCAGGTTGCCCTGGCTGTGGCCAAGATCAAGATCATCTACGAGGAGAAG aaAAAGAAGGTCACCACCATCGCGGTGGAGGTGAAGAAGTCTCAGCACAAGTACGTGATCGGGCCCAAGGGCAACACCCTGCACGAGATTCTGGAACGGACCGGCGTCTCGGTCGAGATCCCACCCTCTGACAGCAGCTCGGAGACGGTCATCCTGCGTGGGGAGCCAGACCGGCTGGGCCAGGCGCTCACCGAAGTGTACGCCAAG GCTAACAGCTACACGGTGTCCTACGTATCGGCTCCTTCCTGGCTTCATCGCTTCATTATTGGCAAGAAGGGACAAAATCTGGCTAAGATTACTCAGCAGATGCCCAAG GTGCACATCGAGTTCACCGAGGGCGAGGATAAGATCACTCTGGAGGGACCCACCAAAGACATCCAGATAGTTCAGAGTCAGATTGAAGAGGTCGTCACGGATCTG GTTAAACGTATGGATTTCGCAGAGATCAGCGTGGACCCCAAGTTCCACAGACATCTGATAGGAAAGGGCGGCGCCAACA TCAATCGCATCAAGGAGCAGTACAAGGTCTCCGTGCGCATTCCACCCGACAACGAGAAGAGCAACCTGATCCGGATCGAGGGCGACCCGCAGGGAGTCCAGGAGGCCAAGAAGGAGCTGCTGGAGCTGGCGTCACGCATG GAGAACGAGCGTACAAGGGACATGATCATCGAACAGCGTTTTCACCGAGCCATCATCGGGCAGAAGGGCGAGAAGATCAAGGAGGTTCGGGATAAGTTCCCTGAT GTCATTATTAATTTCCCCGACCCTCAGCAGAAGAGCGACATCGTGCAGCTGCGTGGGCCCCGGAACGAGGTGGAGAAATGCACCAAGTTCATGCAGAAGATTGTGGCCGAGATG ATGGAGAACAGCTACTCGGTCTCAGTCCCCATTTTCAAGCAGTTCCACAAGAACATCATCGGGAAAGGAGGTGCCAACATTAAGAAG ATCCGTGAGGAGACCAACACTAAGATCGACCTGCCTGCGGAGAACAGCAACTCCGAGATGATCGTCATCACCGGGAAGAAAGCCAACTGTGAGGCGGCGAGGAACAGGATCCTGGCTATTCAGAAAGAACTG gcTAACATTACAGAAGCGGAGGTCTCCATCCCGTCCAAGCTGCACAACTCGCTGATCGGCTCCAAGGGCCGCTTCGTGCGCTCCATCATGGAGGAGTGCGGCGGCGTGCACATCCACTTCCCCACCGAGGGCTCGGGCATGGACACCGTGACCATCAGAGGCCCGGCTGAGGAGGTGGAGAAGGCCAAGAAGCAGCTGCTCAGCCTCGCCGAGGAGAAG CAAACTAAAAGCCACACGGCCGAGCTCCGCGCCAAGCCCGAGTACCACAAGTTCCTCATCGGGAAGGGAGGCGGGAACATCCGGAAGGTGCGCGACAGCACGGGCGCCCGGATCATCTTCCCCACCGCGGACGATAAAGACCAGGAGCTGATCACGGTCATCGGGACGGCGGAGGCCGTGGCCGAGGCGCAGAAGGAGCTGGAGGCGCTCATCAAGAGTCTG GACAACGTGGTGGAGGACTCCATGACCGTGGAAATCAAACACCACCGCTACTTCGTGGCGCGCCGCGGCCTGGTCCTGAGGGACATCGCCGAGGAGTACGGGGGCGTGATGGTCAGCTTCCCTCGCACCGGCTCTCAGAGCGACAGGGTCACGCTCAAGGGGGCGAAGGACTGCGTGGAGGCCGCCCGGAAACGCATCCAGGAGATCGTCGAGGATCTG GATGCTCAGGTGACCATGGAGTGTGTTATTACTCAGAAGTTCCATCGCTCCATCATGGGACCTAAAGGATTTCGCATTCAGCAGATCACCCGAGAACACCACGTCCAGATCAAGTTCCCCGAGAGGGAGGACCAGCAAG CTCCGCCCTCCGAGGCCCCGCCGCAGGAGAACGGAGAAGCTAACGGCGAGGTGAAGGAACCGGTCGACCCCGCGGCGCCCAAGAAATGCGACGTGATCTTCCTGTCCGGCCGCAAGGAGCGGTGCGAGGCGGCCGTGGAAGCGCTGAAG GCGCTGGTTCCTGTGACGGTGGAAGTGGAAGTGCCTTTCGAGCTTCATCGCTACATCATCGGACAGAAGGGGAGCGGAATCCGGAAGATGATGGACGAGTATGAG GTCAATATCCAAGTGCCTGCCCCTGACCTCCAGTCCGACATCATCTCCGTCACAGGCCTGGCTACTCACCTGGATCGTGCCAAGGAGGGACTTCTTGAGCGCGTCAAAGAGCTGCAGGCTGAACAGGAGGATCGG GCTCTCAGGAGCTTCAAGTTGACCATCACTGTGGATCCCAAATATCACCCCAAGATCATCGGTCGCAAGGGTGCCATCATCACCCAGATCCGTACCGACCACGACGTCAACATCCAGTTCCCGGAGAAGAACGATGAGAACCAG GACCAGATCACCATCTCGGGCTACGAGAAGAACGCCATGGCGGCACGCGACGCCATCCAGGCTATCGTGGACGAGCTTGAGGAGATGATCTCTGAGGACATCACCCTGGACAGCAGAGTTCACGCTCGCATCATCGGCGCTCGCGGCAAGGGCATCCGCAAGATCATGGACGAGTTCAAG GTTGATCTGAGGTTCCCTCAAAGCGGAGCCGCCGACCTCAACTTGGTGACCGTGACCGGCCGTCCGGAGATGGTGGATGAAGCCATTGATCACCTGCTGAACCTGGAGGAGGAATAC ATGGCGGACGTGGTGGAAAACGAGTCCAAGATGGCCTACATGAGGCCCTCGGCGAGTGCGTCCGCTTCCTCCGAGGAACCTCGTGGTCCGTCCAAGGGCTTTGTGGTCAGAGAGGCACCGTGGGCCACCAACGAGAAG GCCCCTGACATGACCAGCTCGGAGGACTTCCCCAGCTTCGGCGCTCCCGTGGCCACCACCAAGGCTCCGTGGGGGCCCAAGCGTTTCTGA